From a single Lactococcus allomyrinae genomic region:
- a CDS encoding TetR/AcrR family transcriptional regulator: MNTQDKILQVAKQLVAQKGAKSVTVTEVAERIGVTHQAAYKHFKSKKQLMEQLALLWLDEILLPVTSFEGKSVHDWLWLLVSCKKNAYTEDREMFELYTHYISTNMKLEDQHNQHLAQLLCDFSSESKMKDYQALIQAFMVFQHPQFANRWDEHFQENFEAVWDLVADKFV; encoded by the coding sequence ATGAATACACAAGACAAAATTTTACAAGTTGCAAAGCAATTGGTCGCACAAAAAGGGGCGAAAAGTGTGACAGTGACTGAGGTTGCAGAGCGTATTGGCGTGACACATCAGGCGGCTTACAAGCATTTTAAAAGCAAAAAACAGCTGATGGAGCAGCTGGCTTTGCTTTGGCTGGATGAGATATTGTTGCCCGTGACCTCGTTTGAGGGAAAAAGCGTCCATGATTGGCTCTGGCTACTTGTTTCTTGCAAAAAAAACGCTTATACAGAGGATAGAGAAATGTTTGAGCTTTATACGCACTATATTTCTACAAATATGAAGTTAGAAGACCAGCATAATCAACATTTGGCACAGCTATTATGTGATTTTAGCTCAGAAAGTAAAATGAAAGACTATCAAGCATTGATTCAGGCATTTATGGTTTTTCAACATCCACAGTTTGCGAACCGCTGGGATGAGCATTTTCAGGAAAATTTTGAAGCAGTGTGGGATTTGGTCGCGGATAAATTTGTTTGA
- a CDS encoding RNA polymerase sigma factor — MNLKKYETDINQYATEITKYLISRGSNYEDAQDTVQDTLVKMISLDIFIPPDKLRAWMYRVAIRKYINTYNRNKHYQTLIQQLSTEVMTSEFLLETSPLLTFLEQLPPYQKQLLTAYYYKNYSTKQLADMFDISLSKVKIDLYRARKKLKKILEKEGYDQWSL, encoded by the coding sequence GTGAATCTAAAAAAATATGAAACTGATATCAATCAATATGCAACAGAAATCACTAAATACCTCATCTCACGTGGAAGTAACTATGAAGATGCACAAGATACTGTCCAAGATACCCTAGTAAAGATGATTAGTCTAGACATTTTTATCCCACCTGACAAGCTTCGAGCTTGGATGTACCGTGTTGCCATCCGCAAATATATCAATACTTACAACCGAAACAAACATTATCAAACGCTCATTCAGCAATTAAGCACTGAGGTTATGACTTCTGAATTTCTTCTCGAAACAAGTCCTCTCCTCACATTTCTTGAGCAACTTCCTCCTTACCAAAAACAGCTTCTGACAGCTTATTATTATAAAAATTATTCTACAAAACAACTTGCAGATATGTTTGATATTAGCCTAAGTAAAGTTAAAATCGACCTCTATCGCGCACGTAAAAAACTTAAAAAAATTTTAGAAAAAGAAGGTTACGACCAGTGGTCTTTGTAA
- a CDS encoding valine--tRNA ligase, whose translation MTTQLTPKFNPKEVEEGRYEKWLTQGVFKPSSDKKAHPYSIVIPPPNVTGKLHLGHAWDTTLQDIIIRQKRMQGFDTLWLPGMDHAGIATQAKVAARLAEQGILPQDLGREKFLEKAWEWKDEYAETIHQQWAKMGISVDYDRERFTLDEGLNKAVRKVFVELYKKGWIYQGEKIINWDPKAQTALSDIEVIHKDVEGAFYHVNYSSSDGSIVLEVATTRPETFFGDTAVAVNPADERYNKYIGKTVILPIINKEIPIIGDEHADMEKGTGVVKITPAHDPNDFLVGQRHDLPQVNVMNADGTMNELCGSDYNGLDRFEARKKVVAEFEKLGILVKIEPIHHEVGHSERTGVIVEPRLSKQWFVKMDGLAKNAIAHQRKEDGTDDVVTFYPPRFGDAYLQWMENVHDWVISRQLWWGHQIPAWYKDGEVYVGEEAPEGDGWVQEEDVLDTWFSSALWPFSTMGWPDENAEDFKRYYPTSTLVTGYDIIPFWVSRMIFQGLEFTGQSPFERALIHGLIRDEQGRKMSKSLGNGIDPMDVIEQYGTDALRWFLSNGSAPGQDVRFSYDKMDAAWNFINKIWNVSRYILMNAEAVSASKVSSVLTDLSAGKVGNVTDRWILTRLNDTIARVTEQMDKFEFGVAGHILYNFIWDEFANWYLELTKEVMFGDDEAEKDVTRSVLLHVLDNVLRLLHPIMPFFTEEIFEKLPNTTGSIVVAEYPVVHPEFDDEKASDGVQLLIELITAVRNIRAEVNTPLSKKVPIFVKSDSAEFLQSVSSYITRFANPSELTISSELTAPEQAMSAVITGSEIFLPLAGLINIDEEIARLSKELAKWQKELDLVNRKLSNEKFVANAKAEVVQKEKDKLADYQEKFNTVAKRIEELEN comes from the coding sequence ATGACAACACAACTAACCCCAAAATTCAACCCAAAAGAAGTAGAAGAAGGTCGCTATGAAAAGTGGCTAACACAAGGAGTTTTCAAGCCGTCAAGCGATAAAAAAGCGCACCCTTACAGCATCGTAATTCCGCCACCAAATGTGACGGGCAAGCTCCATCTGGGGCACGCTTGGGATACGACGCTGCAGGACATTATCATTCGCCAGAAACGGATGCAGGGCTTTGACACGCTGTGGCTGCCGGGGATGGATCACGCGGGGATTGCGACGCAGGCGAAAGTGGCGGCGCGTCTGGCTGAACAAGGCATTTTGCCGCAAGACCTCGGGCGCGAGAAATTCCTTGAAAAAGCGTGGGAATGGAAAGATGAGTATGCCGAGACCATTCATCAGCAATGGGCGAAAATGGGCATTTCGGTGGATTATGACCGCGAGCGTTTTACCCTTGATGAAGGGCTGAACAAGGCGGTGCGCAAGGTTTTTGTCGAACTTTACAAAAAAGGCTGGATTTATCAGGGCGAGAAAATCATCAACTGGGATCCGAAAGCCCAGACAGCGCTGTCGGATATTGAGGTCATTCACAAGGATGTGGAGGGCGCGTTTTATCATGTGAATTATAGTTCTAGCGATGGCAGCATTGTGTTGGAGGTTGCAACGACACGGCCTGAGACTTTCTTTGGCGACACAGCGGTGGCGGTCAATCCTGCGGACGAGCGCTATAACAAATACATCGGGAAAACCGTGATTTTGCCGATTATTAATAAAGAAATCCCGATTATTGGCGATGAGCACGCCGATATGGAAAAGGGAACGGGTGTGGTGAAAATCACGCCTGCGCATGATCCGAACGACTTTTTGGTGGGACAACGGCATGATTTGCCACAGGTGAATGTCATGAATGCCGACGGCACGATGAATGAGCTTTGTGGATCTGATTACAACGGGCTTGACCGTTTTGAAGCGCGTAAAAAAGTTGTCGCTGAGTTTGAAAAGCTGGGGATTTTGGTCAAAATCGAGCCCATTCATCACGAAGTGGGGCATTCTGAGCGGACGGGTGTGATTGTGGAGCCGCGCTTGTCGAAGCAGTGGTTTGTGAAGATGGACGGTTTGGCTAAAAATGCAATCGCGCATCAACGTAAAGAAGATGGTACAGATGATGTCGTGACCTTCTATCCACCACGATTTGGCGATGCTTATTTGCAATGGATGGAAAATGTCCATGACTGGGTCATCAGTCGTCAGCTCTGGTGGGGGCATCAGATTCCAGCTTGGTACAAGGACGGTGAGGTCTATGTTGGTGAAGAAGCGCCAGAGGGCGACGGCTGGGTACAGGAAGAAGATGTGTTGGACACTTGGTTTAGCTCAGCTTTGTGGCCTTTTAGCACGATGGGATGGCCTGATGAAAATGCCGAAGATTTCAAGCGTTACTATCCAACCAGTACACTCGTAACAGGCTATGACATCATTCCGTTCTGGGTGTCGCGCATGATTTTCCAAGGGCTTGAGTTTACAGGACAATCACCATTTGAGCGGGCATTGATTCACGGACTGATTCGCGACGAACAAGGGCGCAAGATGTCTAAATCGCTCGGCAACGGGATTGACCCGATGGATGTCATTGAGCAGTACGGCACGGACGCGCTGCGCTGGTTCTTGTCAAATGGCTCTGCACCTGGGCAAGACGTGCGGTTTAGTTATGACAAGATGGATGCTGCGTGGAATTTCATTAACAAGATTTGGAATGTGTCGCGTTATATTTTGATGAATGCTGAGGCTGTCAGTGCTTCCAAGGTTTCGTCAGTACTGACAGATCTGTCAGCTGGCAAAGTCGGCAATGTCACTGACCGCTGGATTTTGACACGGCTCAATGACACGATTGCGCGCGTGACCGAGCAGATGGACAAGTTCGAGTTTGGTGTCGCTGGGCACATTCTCTACAACTTCATCTGGGACGAGTTCGCCAACTGGTATCTGGAGCTGACCAAGGAAGTCATGTTCGGAGATGACGAGGCGGAAAAAGATGTGACGCGCAGCGTTCTCTTGCACGTTTTGGATAATGTGTTGCGCTTGTTGCACCCCATTATGCCGTTCTTTACAGAAGAGATTTTTGAAAAATTGCCAAATACGACAGGCTCTATCGTGGTGGCGGAATATCCTGTGGTTCATCCAGAATTTGATGATGAAAAGGCTTCTGACGGCGTGCAGCTCTTGATTGAACTGATTACCGCCGTGCGCAATATTCGTGCGGAAGTCAACACGCCATTGTCCAAGAAAGTGCCAATCTTTGTCAAATCTGACAGCGCCGAGTTTTTACAGTCTGTCAGCAGCTACATCACACGCTTTGCCAATCCGTCAGAACTGACGATTTCGTCAGAACTGACAGCGCCAGAACAAGCAATGTCAGCCGTCATTACAGGTTCTGAAATCTTCCTACCGCTTGCGGGTTTGATTAACATTGACGAAGAAATCGCGCGCTTGAGCAAAGAACTTGCTAAGTGGCAAAAAGAGCTTGACCTGGTCAATCGTAAGCTGTCCAACGAAAAGTTTGTGGCGAATGCGAAAGCTGAAGTGGTGCAGAAAGAAAAGGATAAGTTGGCGGATTATCAGGAGAAATTTAATACGGTTGCGAAGCGTATTGAGGAATTGGAAAACTAA
- a CDS encoding MFS transporter, which translates to MNPTNLSTNEKTSEKLPKASLFALFFSGFVSLLTEALPAGLLPEMSRSLHITASLTGQTVTIYALATALGAIPLARLTATWSRKRVVQTALAIVFIADLLTAFSPFFVLTLLIRFIAGLGTAMIWPILGGYASSISPEASQGKAVALALAGNPVGLALGIPMGAALGKMLDWQLVFLIAAGLVLLNFLWNFHFLIDVAGRKPEHQSKLGETFAIRGFKPILFALSTYMVAHNIVYTYITDYLGRIHLENQASLILFTFGVASILSVLLVGSLIDRYVRRLTLLSASLLAFAMLLLSVFTESPFVIYLASGLWGLVFGSSASLFIHSAIRATGKHADMAQALVVTAFSGSISIGAFSGGLLISLFGTLSISWAAFALLILSALTVFFGKKFAFPVK; encoded by the coding sequence ATGAATCCCACCAATCTATCAACAAACGAAAAAACAAGCGAAAAACTGCCCAAAGCCTCACTTTTCGCTCTATTTTTCAGCGGCTTCGTCTCATTATTAACAGAGGCTCTGCCTGCTGGCCTGCTTCCTGAGATGAGCCGGAGCCTGCACATTACTGCTTCTTTGACAGGACAGACCGTTACAATTTATGCGCTGGCGACTGCTCTGGGTGCCATTCCTCTTGCACGGCTGACGGCGACTTGGTCCCGCAAACGTGTGGTGCAAACGGCACTCGCTATCGTCTTTATCGCTGATTTATTGACTGCTTTTTCGCCATTTTTTGTCTTGACCCTATTGATTCGCTTCATTGCTGGACTCGGGACGGCGATGATTTGGCCAATACTAGGCGGTTACGCTTCTAGTATTTCGCCTGAGGCGAGTCAAGGAAAAGCTGTCGCGCTCGCTTTGGCTGGAAATCCTGTCGGCTTGGCGCTGGGGATTCCAATGGGTGCGGCATTGGGCAAGATGTTGGACTGGCAGCTGGTCTTTTTGATTGCAGCAGGACTTGTTTTGCTTAATTTTTTATGGAATTTTCATTTTCTGATTGATGTTGCAGGGCGCAAACCTGAACATCAGTCTAAGCTTGGAGAAACATTTGCTATTCGTGGATTTAAGCCTATTCTTTTTGCCCTTTCGACTTATATGGTAGCGCATAATATCGTTTACACCTACATCACAGACTATCTCGGACGGATTCACCTGGAGAATCAAGCAAGTTTGATTCTGTTTACTTTTGGGGTGGCTTCTATTTTGAGCGTGCTTTTAGTTGGCTCACTCATTGATCGCTACGTCCGTCGTCTGACCTTGCTTTCAGCTTCTCTCTTGGCATTCGCCATGTTGCTGTTGTCCGTTTTCACAGAGAGTCCTTTTGTCATTTATCTTGCCAGCGGACTTTGGGGATTGGTTTTCGGGAGCTCCGCCAGTCTATTTATCCACTCAGCGATTCGTGCAACTGGCAAACACGCTGATATGGCGCAAGCCCTTGTCGTCACCGCATTTTCAGGTTCCATCTCTATTGGCGCTTTTAGTGGCGGCTTGCTCATCTCGCTCTTTGGCACTTTGTCCATCAGTTGGGCTGCTTTTGCCTTACTTATTTTATCTGCTTTGACTGTGTTTTTTGGGAAAAAATTTGCTTTTCCTGTGAAATGA
- a CDS encoding MerR family transcriptional regulator translates to MYTVHQVAALSGATVKALHHYDKIGLLVPATRSEAGYRLYGEEDLRRLQEILFYKALDFSLTDIQKMLSAPHQRLSNLTQQRQLLTEKIRHLQTLIASLDETISVESKGEKMTENALFKGFKTVSEWNHALQAQNDYLQKTYQTQVKVTDSDRQNRLAKEAQSFTQQVITACRADRNPSELTEIVRAHLDFQKAYQLPHTADSFVKQTAFFLSDDFHHKMLEDQQAGLVCYLCEVAKAYQKQENS, encoded by the coding sequence ATGTACACAGTTCATCAGGTAGCGGCGCTCTCTGGCGCGACTGTCAAGGCTTTACACCATTATGACAAAATTGGTTTGCTTGTCCCAGCCACACGCTCTGAGGCAGGTTATCGGCTTTATGGTGAGGAAGATTTAAGACGCTTACAGGAAATTTTGTTTTACAAAGCGCTGGATTTTTCACTGACAGATATTCAGAAAATGCTGTCAGCACCTCATCAGCGCCTGTCAAATTTGACACAGCAGCGGCAGCTTTTGACAGAAAAAATTCGACACTTACAAACTTTAATTGCAAGTCTTGACGAGACCATTTCCGTAGAATCTAAAGGAGAAAAAATGACAGAAAACGCACTTTTCAAAGGTTTTAAGACAGTTAGCGAATGGAATCATGCCTTGCAGGCGCAAAATGATTATTTGCAAAAGACTTATCAGACGCAGGTCAAAGTCACAGATAGCGACCGTCAAAATCGACTCGCAAAAGAAGCACAAAGTTTTACACAACAAGTGATTACAGCATGTCGTGCTGACAGGAATCCGTCAGAGCTGACAGAAATTGTGCGCGCACATCTCGATTTTCAAAAGGCTTATCAGCTGCCTCATACTGCTGACAGCTTTGTCAAACAGACGGCATTTTTCTTGTCAGATGATTTTCATCATAAAATGCTGGAAGACCAACAGGCAGGGCTTGTATGCTATTTGTGTGAAGTCGCCAAAGCTTATCAAAAGCAAGAAAATTCTTGA
- a CDS encoding glucose-6-phosphate isomerase has product MAHIKFDYSKLTPFVAENELDEIQWQIDGADKLLREGKGAGSDFIGWLDLPEDYDKEEFARIQKAAQKIQSDSEVLIVIGIGGSYLGARAAIDFLNNSFVNLQTAKERKAPRILYAGNSISSSYLADLVDYVADKDFSVNVISKSGTTTEPAIAFRVFEEMLVKKYGREEANKRIYATTDKEKGAVKVNADANNWETFVVPDSVGGRFSVLTAVGLLPIAASGADIKALMDGANAARKEYTSTNVRENDAYAYAALRNILYRKGKFSEILINYEPSLQYFSEWWKQLAGESEGKDQKGIYPTSANFSTDLHSLGQWIQEGTRTVFETAVRIEKPRKNINIPELDVDLDGLGYLQGKDVDFVNKKAADGVLLAHTDGNVPNMIVTLPEQDAFTLGYAIYFFELAIGISGYLNGINPFNQPGVEAYKKNMFALLGKPGFEELGKELNSRL; this is encoded by the coding sequence ATGGCTCACATTAAATTTGACTATTCAAAACTCACACCATTTGTAGCTGAAAATGAACTTGACGAAATTCAATGGCAAATTGACGGCGCGGATAAATTGCTCCGCGAAGGAAAAGGTGCTGGTTCAGATTTCATCGGATGGCTTGACCTTCCTGAAGATTACGACAAAGAAGAATTTGCTCGTATCCAAAAAGCAGCTCAAAAAATTCAATCTGACTCAGAAGTTCTCATTGTCATCGGTATCGGTGGCTCATACCTCGGTGCACGTGCGGCGATTGACTTTTTGAATAACAGCTTTGTTAACTTGCAAACTGCCAAAGAACGCAAAGCACCACGTATTCTTTATGCAGGGAATTCTATTTCTTCATCATATTTGGCTGACCTTGTAGATTACGTTGCTGACAAAGACTTCTCTGTAAATGTTATCTCTAAATCAGGTACAACGACTGAACCAGCGATTGCTTTCCGTGTCTTTGAAGAAATGTTGGTTAAAAAATACGGTCGTGAAGAAGCAAACAAACGGATTTACGCAACAACTGACAAAGAAAAAGGTGCTGTAAAAGTTAATGCCGATGCAAACAACTGGGAAACTTTCGTTGTTCCGGATTCAGTTGGTGGCCGCTTCTCAGTATTGACAGCTGTTGGACTTTTGCCAATCGCAGCTTCTGGTGCTGATATCAAAGCTCTCATGGATGGTGCAAATGCTGCGCGTAAAGAATACACTTCTACAAATGTTCGTGAAAATGATGCTTATGCTTATGCTGCGCTTCGTAACATTCTTTACCGTAAAGGTAAATTCTCAGAAATCCTGATTAATTACGAACCATCACTTCAATACTTCTCAGAATGGTGGAAACAATTGGCTGGTGAATCAGAAGGGAAAGACCAAAAAGGAATTTACCCAACTTCAGCTAATTTCTCAACAGACCTTCACTCATTAGGACAATGGATTCAAGAAGGAACACGTACTGTTTTTGAAACTGCTGTTCGTATTGAAAAACCACGTAAAAATATCAACATTCCAGAACTTGATGTAGATTTGGATGGCTTGGGATACTTGCAAGGTAAAGATGTTGACTTCGTTAACAAAAAAGCTGCTGATGGTGTATTGCTTGCTCACACTGATGGTAATGTACCAAACATGATTGTGACATTGCCTGAACAAGATGCTTTCACACTTGGATATGCGATTTACTTCTTTGAGCTTGCAATCGGTATTTCTGGCTACTTGAATGGCATTAATCCATTCAACCAACCAGGGGTTGAAGCCTACAAGAAAAATATGTTTGCACTTCTTGGCAAACCAGGATTTGAAGAACTTGGTAAAGAATTGAACTCACGTCTTTAA
- a CDS encoding GIY-YIG nuclease family protein, giving the protein MAKAKIINLLLDDGNLDGLLTIEDSSWDGAMFVSPRESVEKLFEQDETNYWGVYLLISETEVYIGQASDLQRRIKQHDKGKDFWKKAVLITTKDDSLNRSAIDYIEHELIEKSRKSGTLHSENKQAGNKSKVSRFDKVRYDNFIENALLLLELIGVKVFIKNSRVIQVGAKQKFSPKDNKKSELGVNGSDKNDFYIELSDGFSYHGTNNRDYFLRTIEHLIDVSPDKFYALKDTWISKKGRAYITAKQEYSSKSNTPLYSQIKDGSFVYTNQSAQSLHKNLNGYLKNFDLERIK; this is encoded by the coding sequence ATGGCAAAAGCAAAAATTATAAATTTGCTGCTTGATGATGGAAATCTTGATGGATTGCTTACGATAGAAGATTCTTCTTGGGATGGAGCGATGTTTGTTTCTCCTCGAGAAAGTGTTGAAAAACTGTTTGAACAAGATGAAACAAACTATTGGGGAGTTTACCTGTTAATTTCTGAAACGGAGGTATATATCGGTCAAGCAAGTGATTTACAGCGTAGAATCAAGCAACATGATAAAGGTAAAGATTTTTGGAAAAAAGCAGTTCTGATTACAACAAAAGATGATTCGCTCAATCGTTCAGCGATTGATTACATTGAGCATGAATTGATTGAAAAATCAAGAAAATCGGGTACGCTTCATAGTGAAAATAAACAAGCGGGTAATAAATCGAAAGTCAGCCGTTTTGACAAGGTACGCTATGATAATTTTATTGAAAATGCATTACTTTTGTTGGAGCTGATTGGTGTAAAGGTTTTTATTAAAAATTCCAGAGTTATTCAAGTAGGAGCAAAACAGAAATTTTCACCAAAAGATAATAAAAAGTCAGAGTTGGGAGTAAATGGCTCAGATAAAAATGACTTTTATATTGAGTTGAGTGATGGTTTTAGCTATCATGGAACAAACAACAGAGATTATTTCTTGCGTACGATTGAGCACTTGATAGACGTTAGTCCTGATAAGTTTTACGCACTGAAAGATACCTGGATTTCTAAGAAGGGGAGGGCGTATATTACAGCAAAGCAAGAATATAGCAGTAAATCCAACACGCCTCTCTATTCACAAATCAAAGATGGAAGTTTTGTATACACTAACCAGTCTGCACAATCGTTACATAAAAATCTCAACGGATATTTGAAAAATTTTGACTTAGAAAGAATAAAATAA
- a CDS encoding MDR family MFS transporter, translated as MKEFWNLDKNLQLRLGIVFLGAFSYGTVFSSMTIYYNQHLGSAITGILLALSAVATFVAGILAGYFADRNGRKPVMVVGTVIQLLGSGLAIFSNLPSHVNAWTTFIAFLMISFGYNFVITAGNAMIIDASTAENRKVVFMLDYWAQNLSVILGAALGAWLFRPAFEALLGILLVTVLVSFFLTTFVMTETFKPSVSTDKPRENIFQAYKTVIRDKTYMIFMAANMGTTFIIMQFDNFLPVHLSNSFQTLEILGFEIYGQRMLTIFLILACVMVVVLMTTMNKLTKDWSHQKGFVLGSLFMAAGMIFAFMTTTFTPIFIAGVIYTLGEIVYTPSVQTLGADLMNPEKIGSYNGIGAIRTPIASILAALLVSISPIIKASGVSLILAFVELLAIILASIAVSRHQKETLSVY; from the coding sequence ATGAAAGAATTTTGGAATTTAGATAAAAATCTGCAACTTCGTTTAGGAATTGTATTTTTAGGTGCCTTTTCTTATGGCACGGTTTTTTCGTCAATGACGATTTATTATAATCAACACTTAGGAAGTGCAATTACGGGGATTTTGCTTGCTTTGTCTGCGGTTGCAACTTTTGTTGCTGGAATTTTGGCGGGTTATTTTGCAGACAGAAATGGTAGAAAGCCTGTTATGGTCGTAGGGACAGTGATTCAATTATTGGGAAGTGGCTTGGCAATTTTTTCAAATCTGCCTTCTCATGTCAATGCTTGGACAACTTTTATTGCCTTTTTGATGATTAGTTTTGGTTATAATTTTGTGATAACAGCTGGAAATGCAATGATTATTGATGCGTCAACGGCTGAAAATCGTAAAGTTGTTTTTATGTTGGATTATTGGGCGCAAAATTTGTCAGTTATTCTGGGAGCAGCTCTTGGGGCATGGCTATTCAGACCTGCGTTTGAAGCTCTTTTAGGAATTTTGCTTGTGACAGTGTTGGTTTCGTTTTTCTTGACAACTTTTGTGATGACAGAAACATTCAAGCCTTCTGTCAGTACTGACAAGCCTCGTGAAAATATTTTTCAGGCTTATAAGACCGTCATTCGAGATAAAACTTATATGATTTTTATGGCAGCAAATATGGGGACAACCTTTATCATTATGCAGTTTGATAATTTTTTACCTGTGCATTTATCAAATAGTTTTCAAACGCTGGAAATCTTAGGTTTTGAGATTTATGGACAGAGAATGTTGACGATTTTTTTGATTTTAGCCTGTGTCATGGTGGTTGTTTTAATGACAACAATGAATAAGTTGACAAAGGACTGGTCACATCAAAAAGGCTTCGTATTAGGTAGTCTTTTTATGGCTGCAGGAATGATTTTTGCTTTTATGACAACGACATTTACTCCGATTTTTATTGCTGGGGTGATTTATACTCTTGGTGAAATCGTGTATACACCCAGTGTTCAAACGTTGGGTGCAGATTTGATGAATCCTGAGAAGATAGGCTCTTATAATGGAATTGGTGCAATTCGTACACCAATCGCTTCGATTTTAGCAGCTTTATTAGTATCAATTTCACCAATTATTAAGGCGAGTGGTGTTTCATTGATTTTAGCGTTTGTAGAGCTTTTAGCCATTATTCTTGCTAGTATCGCTGTGTCACGTCATCAAAAAGAAACCCTGTCAGTGTACTGA
- a CDS encoding anti-sigma factor, which yields MRTIMIFFYFILLITFAFGMFRFILYTIKKIRHKKSPQSHPVSNLGKDFTSFANKTKWKRWGITAWIALVIISLVTALTWNINSHYMEKAYFKTSEKAFAYFTSAAPNIIANNQIIDDYGIFSSNIHSDTYKDVDGYHVPWRSYDFGFGTLGTTNLSIPFSSPVNSENSYYTQDTSQKIATFFSTKVNYHSKDYTGILPTHDADKIAQLSNHVAEVAVTFDKPYSYLDIQEMIPKNLLINWYWIGYNNPKSTIVAEQTNWYGLMSNSSPTKTNSNPQLNGKLDDKSYVSFIKNLQVITQAQQLIINNFNLTKDVLKQSQKYPSLKTAKFSGVILTGRTKNFENLDKNSWVYATNVGVITEIRPDIPPVK from the coding sequence ATGCGTACAATTATGATTTTCTTTTACTTCATCCTACTCATTACCTTTGCCTTCGGGATGTTTCGCTTTATCCTCTATACAATCAAAAAAATCCGACACAAAAAGTCTCCTCAGTCTCACCCTGTCTCTAATCTGGGAAAAGATTTTACTTCATTTGCCAACAAAACCAAATGGAAACGCTGGGGAATTACTGCATGGATTGCTTTAGTAATTATCTCACTAGTTACAGCTTTAACTTGGAATATCAATTCTCATTATATGGAGAAAGCTTACTTCAAAACTAGTGAAAAAGCTTTTGCCTACTTCACATCTGCTGCACCAAACATCATCGCCAACAATCAAATCATTGATGATTATGGTATATTCAGCTCTAATATCCACTCTGATACTTACAAAGATGTAGATGGTTATCATGTTCCTTGGCGTTCTTACGATTTCGGGTTTGGCACATTAGGTACAACTAATCTAAGTATTCCATTTTCCTCTCCTGTTAATAGTGAAAATAGCTATTACACACAGGATACTAGCCAAAAAATTGCAACATTTTTCTCAACAAAAGTTAACTATCACAGTAAAGATTACACAGGGATTCTTCCTACTCATGATGCAGATAAAATTGCTCAACTTTCAAACCATGTCGCTGAAGTTGCCGTAACCTTTGACAAACCATATAGCTACCTTGATATACAAGAGATGATTCCTAAAAATCTGCTCATTAACTGGTATTGGATTGGATATAATAACCCAAAATCTACCATAGTTGCCGAACAAACTAATTGGTATGGTTTAATGAGCAACAGTAGTCCTACAAAAACAAACAGTAACCCACAACTAAATGGAAAACTAGATGATAAAAGTTATGTCTCCTTCATAAAAAATCTTCAAGTCATTACACAAGCTCAGCAACTTATCATTAACAATTTCAATTTAACAAAAGATGTATTAAAACAAAGTCAAAAATACCCTTCCCTTAAAACTGCTAAATTTTCAGGTGTTATCCTCACAGGACGGACTAAAAATTTTGAAAATCTTGATAAGAACTCCTGGGTTTATGCGACAAATGTGGGTGTGATAACTGAAATACGACCAGATATTCCCCCTGTCAAATAA
- a CDS encoding YkgJ family cysteine cluster protein, whose translation MKYKFQEIDIAHYRDLAGQKQKAHKKFLAGLAKKPPKNLDRIAQVVHDDVFNRIDCTLCANCCKTLGPLWTEADIERVAKHLRMKLTDFEAAYLRIDEDGDKVFQTMPCPFLGADNLCSIYEVRPKACREFPHTDRKKIYQINHLTIKNTLTCPAAYEFVEELSEKIK comes from the coding sequence ATGAAATATAAATTCCAAGAAATCGACATCGCGCATTACCGCGACCTTGCTGGGCAAAAGCAAAAAGCCCACAAGAAATTTCTCGCTGGACTTGCCAAAAAGCCTCCGAAAAATCTCGACCGTATCGCTCAAGTTGTGCATGATGACGTTTTCAATCGGATTGACTGCACCCTTTGCGCCAACTGCTGTAAGACGCTCGGTCCTCTTTGGACGGAGGCTGATATTGAGCGCGTCGCCAAGCACTTGCGCATGAAGCTGACCGACTTTGAGGCAGCTTATCTGCGCATTGATGAGGACGGCGACAAGGTTTTCCAGACCATGCCTTGCCCTTTTTTGGGTGCTGACAACCTATGCAGCATTTACGAAGTTCGCCCGAAAGCTTGCCGTGAGTTTCCGCATACTGACCGAAAGAAAATCTATCAAATCAATCACCTGACGATTAAAAATACATTGACCTGCCCCGCAGCTTATGAGTTTGTGGAGGAATTGTCGGAGAAAATAAAATAA